The following coding sequences lie in one Spinacia oleracea cultivar Varoflay chromosome 1, BTI_SOV_V1, whole genome shotgun sequence genomic window:
- the LOC110800191 gene encoding zinc-finger homeodomain protein 9-like, with product MDMTARATIAAATITTTVAGGAGLSIVPPVKSPEAESETPHRIQPSKPFSFSNGVLKRHAPSTVLYKKCLKNHAASLGGHALDGCGEFMPAPTATALDPTSLKCAACGCHRNFHWRELEEMVSATCAPTPVTHVIEYHPHHRHHPLPPPTSHPQTVPTVASRGVRSPGSQSPPPISSSYYPGSAPHMLLALSSGGVGGPEDTPTANNNPHSYPNHHHQQQHQNHHHHGGQQLMNSSSSQPPSRKRFRTKFSQHQKDKMQEFAEKVGWKMQKTNDDLVNGFCNEINVERGVFKVWMHNNKNSFSKRSTTTTNSGGGAANCDINPINGLNHNPVDDEEDYGHLNGNGNSNSSISINDQPHHHSNHHQYNGGKSHAPTNGSSSSS from the coding sequence ATGGATATGACTGCGAGAGCTACGATTGCGGCGGCGACGATAACGACAACGGTGGCGGGTGGTGCGGGTTTGAGTATAGTACCGCCTGTGAAAAGCCCGGAAGCGGAGAGTGAGACACCGCATCGGATCCAGCCTTCAAAGCCATTTTCCTTCAGTAACGGTGTGTTAAAGCGTCACGCGCCTTCGACTGTACTATATAAAAAATGTCTAAAGAATCATGCTGCAAGCTTAGGTGGTCACGCGCTGGATGGGTGTGGGGAATTCATGCCGGCTCCAACCGCCACCGCTTTGGACCCGACTTCGCTTAAGTGCGCCGCTTGTGGTTGTCATCGTAACTTTCATTGGCGGGAGCTGGAGGAGATGGTGAGTGCAACTTGTGCTCCAACACCAGTAACTCATGTGATCGAGTATCACCCGCACCACCGGCACCATCCATTGCCACCGCCGACATCACATCCACAGACTGTACCGACGGTGGCCTCTCGCGGAGTTCGGAGCCCGGGATCTCAGTCTCCTCCTCCGATCTCGTCATCTTACTACCCGGGATCCGCACCCCACATGCTGCTGGCTCTCAGCAGTGGTGGTGTGGGTGGGCCAGAAGATACCCCTACTGCCAACAATAACCCTCACTCTTACcctaaccaccaccaccagcagCAGCATCAGAACCACCACCATCACGGCGGCCAACAACTGATGAATTCATCCTCCTCACAACCACCAAGCCGAAAGAGATTCCGAACGAAATTCAGCCAACACCAGAAAGACAAAATGCAGGAATTCGCCGAAAAGGTCGGGTGGAAAATGCAGAAAACAAACGATGATTTAGTAAACGGATTTTGCAACGAAATCAATGTCGAAAGAGGAGTGTTCAAAGTATGGATGCACAATAACAAAAACTCATTTTCAAAGAGATCTACTACCACCACCAATTCTGGTGGCGGAGCTGCTAATTGTGATATTAATCCGATTAACGGTCTTAATCATAATCCCGTTGATGATGAAGAAGATTATGGTCATCTGAACGGAAATGGGAATAGTAATAGCAGTATTAGTATCAACGATCAGCCGCATCACCACAGCAACCACCATCAGTATAATGGTGGGAAGAGTCATGCTCCTACTAATggctcctcttcttcttcttaa